From the Cohaesibacter sp. ES.047 genome, the window GCCGATGTGATTGCCTATTCCAAGAAACCGGTCGCCTTTACCCATGTCCTACCGCGGGCCCTGCTTGATCGCGGGCGCAACAAGCCTGACGACCTGCTCAAGGGCGCGGCTGAAACCGGAGGGGTCGTCGGTTTCTCTCTCTTCGCGCCGGGCATGAAAAAAGGCAATGATTCTACGATTGATGATGTGGTCGAAGCCATCGACTATCTGGTCGATCTGATTGGTGAAGATCATGTCACCGTCGGCACCGACTTCAGCATCGGCCATCCGCGTCCCGGATCGTTCCTGTTGTGGTGCAACAAGGACAAGGGCACGGGCCGCAAGTTGACGGAATTTGGCTCCAAGCCGGTCAAGAAGCCAAAAGGCATCGAGCGGATGCGCGAATTCCCCAATCTCACCGAAGCGCTGCTCAAACATGGCTATTCCAAAGAACGCATCCTGAAGATCTACGGTGGCAACTGGATGCGCGTTCTTGGTCAGGTTTGGGAAGGAGAATGATCATGAACCGCACTGAACGCCTCGAAGCCGTAGTCAACGGCAAGACACCCGACCGCATTCCGGTTTCCGCCTGGGGACATTTCTATGTCGAGGAACAGCGGGCAGACACCTTCGCTGACAAGATGCTGTCGTTCCGCGAGACCTATGACTGGGACATCCTGAAAGTGCATGCGCGGGCGAGTTATCATGTCGAGCCTTTCGGCTTCCAGATCGACCCATCCGATGATCCGGCTGTTGGTCACGGACTGCTTCACAGCCCGGTGCAGGAAGCCGAAGACTGGTTCAAGCTCAAGCCGCAGCCGG encodes:
- a CDS encoding dipeptidase, yielding MTEAQALHQEAILIDGLNICNWNREIFEEYREGGVTAVSCTTAVWENFRDGMIEVAKWLQWYEEHGDLIMPVHSPADILKAKEQDKTGIILSWQNTSPLEDRLDYVRLFKKLGVGIMQLTYNTQNYAGSGYQETNDSGLSDWGRELIDTMGEAGVVCDLSHVGDKTSADVIAYSKKPVAFTHVLPRALLDRGRNKPDDLLKGAAETGGVVGFSLFAPGMKKGNDSTIDDVVEAIDYLVDLIGEDHVTVGTDFSIGHPRPGSFLLWCNKDKGTGRKLTEFGSKPVKKPKGIERMREFPNLTEALLKHGYSKERILKIYGGNWMRVLGQVWEGE